One segment of Candidatus Babeliales bacterium DNA contains the following:
- a CDS encoding ABC transporter ATP-binding protein, protein MQKATLTIQGISKKFIQGREEVIVLSNIDSLFMQEKSYAITGISGSGKSTLMHIIAGLDTPTTGTVLFNNISLHTLAAPDLSHFLNKSIGLVFQSPHLLKELSVIENVMLPGLISGCKQIDCEKRAEQLLKKVELLHKKNSKIGELSGGQQQRVAIARALFNEPAFLIADEPTGNLDLATGKTIIDLLLSCRQWGMGIIVSSHDDYVAEKMDVVYTLDQGGLIRHPSIHPFGALRTSGKE, encoded by the coding sequence AGAGAGGAAGTCATTGTTCTTAGTAACATAGACAGTTTGTTTATGCAAGAAAAGAGTTATGCCATCACTGGTATCTCAGGGTCAGGCAAATCAACACTTATGCATATTATCGCTGGTCTCGATACTCCAACAACAGGAACAGTGTTATTTAATAACATTTCATTACATACACTTGCTGCTCCAGACCTTTCACATTTTCTAAATAAATCGATTGGATTGGTTTTTCAGTCACCTCATCTACTCAAAGAACTTTCGGTCATAGAAAATGTAATGCTTCCCGGTTTAATTAGTGGATGTAAACAAATTGATTGCGAAAAAAGAGCAGAACAACTTCTTAAAAAAGTAGAGCTTTTACACAAAAAAAACAGTAAAATAGGCGAACTTTCTGGTGGACAACAACAAAGAGTTGCCATTGCCCGTGCACTTTTTAACGAACCAGCTTTTTTAATTGCCGATGAGCCAACAGGGAACTTGGACCTTGCAACAGGTAAAACTATCATTGATCTTTTATTATCATGTCGGCAATGGGGAATGGGAATTATTGTCAGTAGCCATGATGATTATGTTGCCGAAAAAATGGACGTAGTATACACGTTAGATCAGGGTGGGTTAATCCGCCATCCTTCGATACACCCCTTCGGGGCACTCAGGACGAGCGGTAAGGAATAA